TCGGCGCCAATGAGCAGCATAATGCGCGCCGTCGTAAAAGTTCCGTCCAGGGTCTCAATGCCGCCGAGGACGTTGTTTATCTCGTGGTCGAAATGACGGAGCACGTCAACCGTCGGGCTGTACAGAGGCTTGCCGGATTCATCAACGCGGACCGTCTCCCAAGGATCGATTGTTATTGTCACCTTCGTATCCGTATCGACAGCGAGGCTGCACACTATAGAAAGCAGTCAGTACAGAGTTACAACACTCTCCCAGTTCAGCGCATTCAACCTACTTTGTATCCGGTGGTGGGCCGGCGCTAATGATGACTTTTGATATGCGTCCGAGCAGGGCGACATGTAGTTGCCAACGATTTCGAAACCGGGATCGCTCTGTTTTACATATTTCTCTGCAAATTCAAACATTTGCAAGTCTATGGACTCGTTAGGGCGCCATTGGCGATATCCACGTGCCCTCAACCACTTACGCAGGGTCGTTACCGGGGAGAAGCTCCCGCAGGCAACAAGAACCAGAGGGGCCTTGTCAGGCCGCGTCAGGCGACGCTTCAGGTTCTGGTACGGAAACGCATATCCGGGAGGCGATGCTATCGGCTGGGGGGCAGGCATCGGCGTGCCGTTTTGGTGCGGGAGAGTCCCGAAGCTCGACGCCGAGGCCACCATGATATGGGGGTCTGCGATATGCGACAGGCGGCGATACGAGGGGCAAAGGACGTCGCGAAAGGGATATCGAGGAGCCCGAGTCGAGTTTGAAGGGCGGTGATGCCGAATTTCGGTGGTCGCGTGTGTAGCGAAGGGAAGAGGAAACAGACTATATGGTGTAAGAGGTtgcgatggtgatggcgataGATGACTATTTAGGTGATGTGGGTATTCAATGTAAAGACGTAACGCCGAAAAGAGGGATTTACCCTCCACCACTAAGAATAGGTGCCTCCAGGTACTAAGACGCTAATCCGAGCGAAACCCGAACTTGTCAGTTGTTCCAAGTCTGCTAGCCTCTGCTGGAACAGGCTGTTTTCTGTAGTTGTTTTTCGTTTTACTAATCTGCGTCGCTGTTTCTCCTGTGGCTGTTTTTAGCACTGAGGTTGGCTGGATCCAGCAACACTCCAAGCAAGACAGGAAGGCTTAATCTTGACAAATCCTCCAGCGTTTGGAATCTGTAGAAGGTTTGGGGAATTCAAATGCCCGTaaatgcaaaaaaaaaaaagcggcAGTTCGACGTCCTGCCTAAAAGTGACGTCAATCTCGCCCAGCCCGCGTCTCACATGCATCCTCCAACTCGCAATCTTGTTTGCGCAACCTTGTCAAAGATGCAATCGGTGGTAAAACGGGGCGACGACAGAATTTCGGTAACGGGGTAATGCATATGTACCTACACTGCATGCTTTTGCTCGTGCTATACAATCGTGGTAATACAAAGGCTGCACTAATCTCCAAGCCTTGACTAGAATCCTGCGGGCGTTGGGGGGTGGCGGCCTCCAAAGCTGCTATCACATCAACACATGTAAGTGGTATTCAGGCTTATTATAAGGGCAGTATGCGCCCTCGAGGTTTACCAAGAGTCTTATGGCAtctcgtacaagtacaagatGTCAATCA
Above is a genomic segment from Trichoderma breve strain T069 chromosome 6, whole genome shotgun sequence containing:
- a CDS encoding cytidylyltransferase-like domain-containing protein, which produces MVASASSFGTLPHQNGTPMPAPQPIASPPGYAFPYQNLKRRLTRPDKAPLVLVACGSFSPVTTLHLQMFEFAEKYVKQSDPGFEIVGNYMSPCSDAYQKSSLAPAHHRIQMCSLAVDTDTKVTITIDPWETVRVDESGKPLYSPTVDVLRHFDHEINNVLGGIETLDGTFTTARIMLLIGADLAATMADPKLWDPADIEVLLGYYGAFVVERPAQCRTQDAIEPLEKYNAKIWVVPTIINEVSSTRVRAQIQNGERVEDIPDSVYKYIKLHHLYQKEPMANGHTEITNGN